From a region of the Trichoderma atroviride chromosome 6, complete sequence genome:
- a CDS encoding uncharacterized protein (EggNog:ENOG41) encodes MSDRSSLAKFPCRFSSRNGRYKECEGWPKLRRLEFDTSMQRRQRKYTSKHQPQPKLFQLPAELLDRILDFLEDDKKTLASLALVSSICLYLARACQFKEIHFDYSPQSHELLLHMATESLDDDNETNLLPIGVFVRKFTFAPLEDFLSTIHPKLSNAMYIDRFNDSLPFTQLRETIVENLSAAQEHYVNQRKRIFTVIASKMPNLVGLVWKDKVQLDSDFLEAISRCSAEHVKLEKIRPSKHWPMTPPLVPVQWKLCSLDLDVNLITSAYDSWEDAVPGYPPTMAMHHPTSVFLNTLFQSCSSTLESLTWWHTASLEDQLAVTLDHSKLTFPRLQRLSLERLYFKPESFSSFMGPSLRHLRLPRRYISLILESLETCKPLAYLQTLEVPDLPLTREGCMPIAKFIKRHNHVQKLHLSEEHEIIVKGDQISSLCIPILATGRFNDLRCLSLSWSGKRLPYYPEEYPYLREYKDEFPEPSLVALGTIGSLEQLSLRFGFRSNWLLDHGKLRRHLKGLSRLKTLALLHDTYYRLELKHLSPTKYYDEIFVIDSDYMDADARPRHDAGEDYGLDLDKTVEYDDVDYGRPGATDQCTWERAHRNRMLVQAEAYAKVLPQLEWMYCGQRPMGLRAYRGEDGVVCKEAIPLSRRRVTCRAFLNKTFGVSAEYF; translated from the coding sequence ATGAGCGATCGTTCTTCGCTTGCGAAATTCCCATGTAGATTCTCCAGCAGAAATGGACGTTACAAAGAATGTGAAGGATGGCCCAAATTGCGGAGGCTTGAGTTTGATACCTCTATGCAAAGGCGCCAGCGGAAATATACATCCAAGCATCAACCGCAGCCCAAGCTCTTTCAGTTGCctgctgagctgctggataGAATCCTAGATTTTCTTGAAGACGACAAAAAAACTCTGGCTTCTCTCGCGCTCGTTAGCAGCATCTGTTTATATCTCGCTCGTGCGTGCCAGTTCAAGGAGATTCATTTCGACTACAGCCCTCAGTCACACGAGCTGCTCCTGCATATGGCAACTGAATCTTTGGATGACGACAACGAGACAAATTTGTTACCTATCGGCGTTTTCGTGCGCAAATTTACCTTTGCACCTCTGGAGGATTTCCTTTCTACTATTCACCCAAAGCTGTCCAACGCCATGTATATCGATAGATTTAATGACTCCCTCCCTTTTACTCAACTACGGGAGACGATTGTCGAGAACTTAAGCGCAGCTCAGGAACACTACGTCAATCAACGGAAGCGCATCTTCACAGTGATTGCCTCCAAAATGCCTAACCTTGTTGGGCTCGTTTGGAAGGACAAGGTTCAATTGGACAGCGACTTTCTTGAAGCCATCTCTCGTTGTTCTGCCGAGCATGTTAAGCTCGAAAAGATACGGCCTAGCAAGCATTGGCCCATGACACCGCCTCTGGTCCCTGTCCAATGGAAGCTTTGTTCTCTTGACCTCGACGTAAACTTGATAACTTCTGCTTATGATTCTTGGGAAGATGCAGTCCCGGGTTACCCACCAACGATGGCGATGCATCACCCCACCTCTGTTTTCCTCAATACGCTCTTCCAAAGCTGCTCCTCTACGCTTGAGTCTCTGACTTGGTGGCATACGGCAAGCCTAGAAGATCAACTTGCGGTCACTTTAGACCATTCAAAGCTCACGTTCCCTAGACTACAGCGTCTTAGTCTGGAGCGTTTATATTTCAAACCAGAGTCATTCTCCTCATTTATGGGTCCTTCGTTGAGGCATCTTCGGCTACCGAGACGGTATATCTCTCTTATCCTCGAGAGTCTCGAGACTTGTAAGCCCTTGGCATATTTGCAGACCTTGGAAGTCCCTGATCTGCCCCTTACACGCGAGGGGTGCATGCCCATTGCCAAGTTTATCAAGCGGCATAATCATGTGCAGAAACTTCATCTGAGCGAGGAACACGAGATAATTGTCAAAGGTGATCAAATAAGCAGCCTTTGTATCCCTATTCTAGCAACTGGCAGGTTTAATGACCTTCGCTGTCTCTCGTTATCATGGAGCGGCAAGAGGCTGCCTTATTATCCGGAGGAATACCCTTATCTGAGGGAATACAAGGATGAATTTCCTGAACCATCACTGGTGGCTCTTGGCACAATTGGTTCACTCGAGCAACTCAGCCTACGTTTTGGCTTTAGATCTAATTGGCTACTTGATCATGGCAAGCTACGACGACATTTGAAAGGCTTGAGTCGTCTCAAGACGCTGGCCTTGCTTCACGACACATATTACCGTCTTGAACTGAAGCATTTATCTCCAACAAAATATTACGATGAGATATTTGTTATAGATTCGGATTACATGGATGCAGATGCACGGCCACGTCATGATGCTGGCGAAGACTATGGACTCGATCTTGACAAGACAGTGGAATATGACGATGTTGACTATGGACGTCCAGGCGCCACTGATCAGTGCACCTGGGAAAGAGCCCATAGAAATCGCATGCTCGTGCAGGCCGAGGCATACGCCAAAGTTCTTCCACAGTTGGAATGGATGTACTGCGGGCAGCGGCCGATGGGGCTTCGTGCTTACCGTGGTGAAGACGGTGTTGTTTGTAAAGAGGCAATTCCCCTCAGCAGGCGGAGGGTTACGTGTCGGGCTTTTCTGAATAAGACTTTTGGAGTAAGTGCCGAGTATTTCTGA